Below is a genomic region from Isosphaeraceae bacterium EP7.
TGTCGGGCTCTCTCCTTTCCAGCAGGAAGCGATCGTCTTCGCTCTTCAGCGTTTCGATGCCGAGGAGCAAGTCATGCGAGCCCAATTTCAGGAACGCGACTCCACCGATCGAGCCAAGATCGCTCACGACGATTACGAATCACTGGCGGCCTTCTCAAGAAATAAAGACAGACTGGATCGCATTAAAACACTCAATCGAAGTATCCAGCAGGCTCGTTCCAAGGCCGATCGCGAAATTCTGAAAGTCATGACAAAGAGACAAGAGAAGCGGTTTCAGCAATTGTTAGGCCGTCCGGTTATTGAAGGCGATGAAGGTGGCGCGGCCGATCAGGCCGGAAATCGGACCGGCGAAGAGGCAACCGCCGTTCGAAAGGAGGTTGAACGTAGGCCTTGATGGCCTTCCTGTGGGTGGTCCACATCTGCCCCTCGGGCGGGACGTACTGGCGCTCGTCGTCGCAGATGGCGCAATGGTCGGGGGGCCTGCTCGGCCTCGGCGAACTGGGTGACGCAGAAGTAGGGTGTGCCCGAGTTCGGAACCGCTGCCCGCGCGTGGCGAAGGCCGGTCGAGCCCTGAGTTTAGGGCGCACTCCGGCCGCCGCCAATCCTGGGGCGGGGAGACGACCCGCTTGGCAATTGGCGCCGGTCGTAGTCAACTCGGGGTCGCGGGCTCCTCGGTGTTATCGCCCCTTCGGAAGAAACCCAATGATGGAACTGCGGCGCCTTGTCCCGATCCTACTCTGCCTGCTCTCGCTGCCGGGTCTGTCGAAGGCCGATAACCCGCCCTTGATGCGGGCGACGCCCGAGATGTTGCGTGCACCGGCGACCTACCCCGCGCCCGACTTGAAGGCCGATGGCCTGGAGGCCATCTTCTTTGAAGGGATGCCCTGGAAGGGGAAGCCGACCCGCGTCTTCGCCTGGGTCGGCATGCCCAAGCTGGCGCCCGGCGAGAAGGCCCCCGGCATCGTCCTGGTGCACGGCGGGGGCGGGACCGCGTTTGCGGAGTGGGTGAAGCTCTGGGTGGGCCGTGGCTATGCGGCGATCGCGATGGACACCTGCGGGACCGTGCCCAGGGGTACCTACGGCAAGTGGGAGCGGCACGACGCGGGAGGGCCGCCGGGAAACGACTTTGCCGGGGCCAGCCTGCCGATGGAGGATCAGTGGAATTATCACGCGGTCGCCGACGTGATCCTGGCGCACTCGCTGCTGCGGTCGAGGCCTGAGGTCGACGCGGGCAGGATCGGGGTGACGGGGATCTCGTGGGGGGGCTACCTCACCTGCATCGCGTCGGGCCTGGACGACCGCCTGAAGTTCGCCGCGCCTGTGTACGGCTGCGGGTTCCTGGGCGAGAACTCGGTCTGGAAGCCGGAGATCGACAAGCTGGGTGAGCGAGGGGCGCGCTGGCTGGCCACCTGGGATCCGTCACACTACCTGGGCGCGGGGACGATGCCCAAGCTCTGGGTGACGGGGACGAATGACTTCGCCTACCCCCTGGATTCCCTGGCCAGGTCGACTCGAAAGGCGGGGGGGCAATCGACCCTCTGCATCCGCCTGCGGATGGTGCACGGGCATGGCGGGCCGGGCGAGAACCCCGAGGAGATCCGCGCCTTCGCCGACTCGATCGTCAACGGCGAGAAGCCGCTGGCCAGGATCGCGGCATCGGAGACGCTCAAGGATCATTCGATCCAGGTCTCGTGCCGATCCGAGGTCCCCATCGTCAGGGCCGAATTGCTGTTCACCAAGGATGCAGGGCCCTGGCCTGAACGGCGCTGGGAGGCCGTCGACGGCGTACTCGTCGCGGGCGGAGAGAAGGCCACGGCGAAGATCCCGGAGGGGGCGACGGCCTACTTCTTGAACCTGGTCGACGAGCGTGGATTGATCGTGAGCAGCGGGCTCGAAATGCCGAAGGCGGCGGATCGATAAATGAGGGCGGTTCTCCCCCCGGGCAACCGGGGGGACGTGGCCTCGATACACCGCGGAACCGGCCCCCGCATTGCCGCCCGGCCCGGGGCGGCGATGCCATGGTCGATAGGTATCACCGAATATTGTTTAATTATGATATAAAATCATGTAGAATTTGACGAGGCGATCCCGGCCGAGCGGTCGCTCTCGAGTCAACGATGGGGATCTGGTCGGCGTGCGGCCTCATCCCCGAACTCCTCCGGACCGATGCATCTCGCGAAGGCTCCTGTTCAACGGCCGGCGATATGTGTCTGAACCGCGATGTGGTACAAAGCCCTCCCCGGCGGCGTTTCCATGGAGGTGACGCGGTGGTGCGGTGGATGTCGTACCTGGGTTGTCGGATGCGACAGTGGCCCGGAAAGCAGCGGTAAATGAGCGACGTACGAACCGCGACTCACAGGGGTTGCAAACTTGCGTACCGTATCCGTGGGGATGGACTGCCGGTTCTGTTCATCCAGGGGGTGAACACGCACGGGGACGGCTGGAACCCGCAGGTCGACGGCCTCGCAGAGAGGTATTCCTGCCTGACCTTCGATCATCGAGGAATGGGCGGGAGCGACCGCGGAACCGAACCGATCACGGTCGAACAGATGGCGGCCGACGCGGCGGCCGTGATGGATGCGGCCGGTTGGGAGTCGGCCCACGTCGTGGGGCACTCTCTCGGAGGTCCGGTGGGCCTGCAACTCGCCCTGACCGATCGCAAGCGGGTCAGGAGTCTGGCCCTGCTCTGCGGTTTCGCCTGCGGGAAAGATGTTGGGCCGCTGTCATGGCGACTGGCGTGGGCGGGGATGCGGATGCAGCTCGGCACTCGGGCGATGAAGCGGCGGGCATTCCTCGAACTCGTCGTTCCGCCGGGAACCACGGGCGACCGGGATGCGATGGCCGTCGAGCTGGCCACACGATTCGGCCACGACTTGGCGGATCAGCCGCCCGTGGTGAAGGACCAGATGAGAGCGATGCGGGCGTTTGATGCCATGCCGAGGCTCGGCGAGCTGGGCGGGTTTCCGACCCTGGTTGCGAATGCCGAGTTCGACCCGATCGCCCCTCCGAAGCTGGGGCGCGCGGCCGCGGCCGCGATTCCGGGTGCCAGGTACGTCGACCTGACCGGGGCGTCGCACGGGGTCATTCTGACCGAGCCGGGACGGGTCAACGAATTGCTGGCAGCGCACTTCGAAGAGGTCGAGGCGAATCGAGCCTGAGACCGAAGCCTCGTCAGCCCCCATCGTGGCGAGTTCTCACGCGTCGAGGCTGATGCGGAAAGCCGAGGAAAAGCCGCTTGAGCGAGACGGCACATGATGGACCGCACCAGCAGGTCGACTGTCCTCAGCACTCTGGGTCGTGGGCAAGGATCGTCCATGTCGCTCGGCTCCGGTTCCTCTTACGGCCCGCGGCGCATGGTAAGGGCCGGCGCGGCCCGGGTTGCGGGGGGCGCCGGCCCTTGGAGTCAGGTCGGATCATCGATCGGTCGAGGGCCGTCATTCGGTCAGTTCGATGTCGATGGTGTTGGACCCGGACTTGACCTCTTTCTCGAGGCCGGAGGTCGTGGGGGCCTCGTACCTGGCGGGGATGGTGCCGGTGGCCTTGTGCTTGGCGACGGCCTTGGCCTGGAGCTCGGGGGGGATCCGGGTGTAGGTGACCTTCTTCTTCTTGGCCAGCGCATCGGACTCGGCCTGGAGGGCGCCGGAGTCGAGCTGCCGGTCGCTAACGGTGACCTTGTAGGTGCCGGGTATGGCGCCATCCTCGGGCTTCAGGGTTGTGAGCTGGTAGGTGCCGTCCTGGATGTTGCCGCTGGCGGCGTGGCCGTCCTCGGCGCTTGGGATGAAGTTGATGGAGCCCTTCTTGACGGGCTCTCCCTTGTGGGTGACCTTGCCGCTGACGGCGTAGCGTGTGGGCATGCCGCCGTCGTCGTCGCCGCAGCCGGCGAGGGTCAGGGCCAGGGAGAAGGCGATCGCCGCGGGGGCGGCAAGTCGGCGGGCCTGGAAGTCATTAAGCATGAGCGTGTGTCCCGTCGTCGATCCATCGACCGGGGGGCGGCGGCGCCTCGCGCCGTCGCCCCCGGGATGGATTAAGGCGTGGTGGATCAGAATGCGTCGGAGCTGACGATCTCTCCGCCGTTTCGGCTGCCGATGGCGGCGTAGGAGGCGCGATTGATGGAGCTCTTGAGGAAGCGGACGGATCCGTCGGCGAAGGTGAAGTTGGCCCCGCCCGGGTGGCGGCTCTTGAAGCCTCGCGCGGCGTAGCTGTAGCGACAGGTCCAGTCGACCGAGTTGTAGTTGCCGACGCAGGCGTCGTAGCGAGCGTTGCTCTTCCAGTTGAGCGGGATGGTGACGCCGGCCCCGCCGCCGGTGAATCCCCAGAATTCGTTGTTGGCGTCCTCGTCGGGGAGACCCTCGCCGTAGAGGATGGTGTTGCTGGTGCCGTCGGTGACCGAGGCCAGCGAGGCGATGCCGCCGGTGGAGTAGTCGGAGAATCCGCGCATCGATCCGCTGTTGTTGCTGGTGCCCCACCAGCCGTTGTAGCCGATGCGCGGGTTGACGCCGGCGCTGCTGGCGTTGGGTGTTTCCCAGGGATTGGTGGTGCCGACGAGGGTCTCGATGGCGTAGTTGTCGCCGAAACTCATCAGGTAGTTGGAGACGGGGACGAGCTGGGTGCCCGTGCCGCCGACCGGGGTGTTCGGGGGATAGGGGGGCGTGACGGTGGTGACGGTGCCGCCGGGCCCGCCGTAGGGGACGAAGCCGACGGGGCTCTGGCCCTGGCCGTCGGAGGGACACAGGAAGGCGGCGACGGAGGTGTACCAGACGGTGGCCATGGCCGGGCCGCTCAGGTTGTTGAGGATGCTGAAGTTGATGGCGTTGTACTGGTTATTGGCCTCCATCTGCGGCAGGATCATCGCCCGCCAGGTCAGGCCATTGCTGGTGAAGTTGAAGCCCCCGTTGGTGGCCCCCGGGGGGAAGAGGTCGGTCTGGCTGATGTAAGTGTGCGTGGCCAGGCCCAACTGCTTCATGTTGTTGGTGCACTGGATGCGCCTGGCGGCCTCTCGTGCGCTCTGCACGGCGGGCAGGAGCAGCGCGATGAGCACCGCGATGATCGAGATGACCACCAAAAGCTCGATGAGGGTGAAGCCGGCCTTGGGCGATTTGCGACGGAATTGCATGGGGACATAGCTCCGCGAGGTGCCGATTGGGAGAGGCGCGAGGCGAATCACCGGGGCGCGCCAGGGCGATCGTCGAGGGGACCCTCGAGAGAGGCCGGCGCCGGGCGGATTCGTCGTCGCGCCCGGCCTGGGCGTCTGACTTCGGGAGGCCGGTTCGCCGACGCATTTTGATACGTCGCCGAAGGGGCCGCGACGATCCTCGTGGAATCGACGCGATGCCGGCACATGGCGGCCAAGGCCGACCCGCCCGTCGATCCGGGTTAGTCGGCCGGCACGCTTCCCTGAAGAGATTCGTTCACCACCTCATTTATTCGGGATTGCGGGCGAAGGTCAAGGGTGGAAATTTGTATAACATCGATCTGGGCTCCAGGTTGCAATCGCCTAATTCTGTGAGGCTTGCGTCAATGATGGATGGACTGAGCCAGTCAAGTAACCTCCGAGACGTTGATCCGATTCGCGTTGGATTCGGGATTCATCCGGCACTAGGTCATCTAGATTTTCTCATCCTGACGCGGCGGATCTCGGTGACTCTCGGGTGGGGTGCCCGGCGGTCCACTCGAGACGGTCGCTGGCCCGATGATGCGCCGCATGCGGCATCGCCGGATCGGCGGGGTCGGCCTGTCTCGCCATCACCCCCGCCGATCCGTCTCGCAATTTCGGATCAGAATGCGTCGGAGCTGACGATCTCTCCGCCGTTCCGGCTGCCGATGGCGGCATAGGAGGCGCGATTGATGGAGCTCTTGAGGAAGCGGACGGATCCGTCGGCGAAGGTGAAGTTGGCCCCGCCCGGGTGGCGGCTCTTGAAGCCTCGCGCGGCGTAGCTGTAGCGACAGGTCCAGTCGACGGAATTCCAGTTGCCCACGCAGGCCTCGTTGCGGCCGTTCGTCTTCCAGTTGAGCGGGATGGTCACGCCGGCGGAGCCGCCGGTGAAGCCCCACATCTCATTGTTGGCGTCCTCGTCGGGGAGACCCTCGCCGTAGAGGACGGTGTTGCTCGTGCCGTCGGTGACCGAGGCCATCGTCGCGGTGCCGCCGGTCGTGTAGTCGGAGAAGCCCCGCATGGACCCCGAGTTGCTGGTCGTGCCCCAATATCCGTTGTAGCCGATGCGCGGGTTGACGCCGGCGCTGCTGGCGTTGGGTGTTTCCCAGGGATTGGTGGTGCCGACGAGGGTCTCGACGGCGTAATTGTCGCCGAAACTCATCAGGTAGTTGGAAACCGGCATCAGCTGGACGCCCGTGCTGCCGACCGGAGTGTTGGGGGGGAAGGGGGGCGTGATGACGCCCATGGACCCATTAGGACCGCCGTAGGCGGCGAAGCCGACGGGGCTCTGGCCCTGGCCGTCGGAGGGACACAGGAAGGCGGCGATCGAGGTGTACCAGACGGTGGCCATGGCCGGAGCGGCCAGGGCGTTGGTGATGCTGAAGTTGATGGCGTTGTACTGGTTATTGGCCTCCATCTGCGGCAGGATCATCGCCCGCCAGGTCAGGGCATTGCCGGTGTTCCCGAAGCCGTCCTTGATGGCGCCCGGGGGGAACAGGTCGCATTGGCTGATGTAAGTGTGCGTGGCCAGGCCCATCTGCTTCATGTTGTTGGTGCACTGGATGCGCCTGGCGGCCTCTCGTGCGCTCTGCACGGCGGGCAGGAGCAGCGCGATGAGCACCGCGATGATCGAGATGACCACCAAAAGCTCGATGAGGGTGAAGCCAGGCCTGGACGACGTGCGACGAAGGGGCATGGAAGCGTGACTCCGCGAGGTTCCGATGTGAGGTGTGGGGCGGAATGAATCGGCACGCCGGGGCATCGCGGACCGCTGTCCCTCAAGGGGATGCGGGCTGCGTGTTTCGGGCGGCCGGGTCATCGCCACAACCCAGGACTTTCGCCGCGGGGGGAGCCGCGCAGGGTCGGGTCAGGTCGACTTGAATCCGACGGGGAGAGGTCTTCGTCAGCCGGTTGAGGACCCAGATCGAGTGTCCGGCCCTTTTGTCTCCGAAAGAATTCGTTGACTCCCCATTTATCCGACATTTCGGGCGAAGGTCAATGGTGGAAATTTGTATCAATTGGGCCCGCATCCCGAGCCGGAAGTGGTTTTTAGAGTTGGGATTGCGTCAGACGTGAGGTCTCTTTATCGGGGCGAAAGGATTGGGTGTGTTGATTTGATGTGCGTCGGATCAAGAAACGGAGAATTGAATAACGCTGGAATCGACTGGCGAAATTTCAAGGGCGTGGAGGGTCGATCCGCCCGCTCGGCGGGGCGGAGACCGGCGAGGGAGACTCGTCGACGGGCCCCTTGGCGAGCCAGGATCCCGGCCGATCGGGGGTGCCCGGGGGGAATCGGTCGACGGCGACCCGGAGGGCGAAACGCCCCGGATCCTCCCGGAGGGCTGGAGGGACTCCCTGCGATCAGAGGAAGATCAGGCGCACCAGCAGGAAGGGGGGCAGCAGCACGACGAGGCTGTAGCCCATGTAGCCGAAGAATCCGGGCATG
It encodes:
- a CDS encoding DUF1559 domain-containing protein, which translates into the protein MQFRRKSPKAGFTLIELLVVISIIAVLIALLLPAVQSAREAARRIQCTNNMKQLGLATHTYISQTDLFPPGATNGGFNFTSNGLTWRAMILPQMEANNQYNAINFSILNNLSGPAMATVWYTSVAAFLCPSDGQGQSPVGFVPYGGPGGTVTTVTPPYPPNTPVGGTGTQLVPVSNYLMSFGDNYAIETLVGTTNPWETPNASSAGVNPRIGYNGWWGTSNNSGSMRGFSDYSTGGIASLASVTDGTSNTILYGEGLPDEDANNEFWGFTGGGAGVTIPLNWKSNARYDACVGNYNSVDWTCRYSYAARGFKSRHPGGANFTFADGSVRFLKSSINRASYAAIGSRNGGEIVSSDAF
- a CDS encoding DUF1559 domain-containing protein, with translation MPLRRTSSRPGFTLIELLVVISIIAVLIALLLPAVQSAREAARRIQCTNNMKQMGLATHTYISQCDLFPPGAIKDGFGNTGNALTWRAMILPQMEANNQYNAINFSITNALAAPAMATVWYTSIAAFLCPSDGQGQSPVGFAAYGGPNGSMGVITPPFPPNTPVGSTGVQLMPVSNYLMSFGDNYAVETLVGTTNPWETPNASSAGVNPRIGYNGYWGTTSNSGSMRGFSDYTTGGTATMASVTDGTSNTVLYGEGLPDEDANNEMWGFTGGSAGVTIPLNWKTNGRNEACVGNWNSVDWTCRYSYAARGFKSRHPGGANFTFADGSVRFLKSSINRASYAAIGSRNGGEIVSSDAF
- a CDS encoding acetylxylan esterase — protein: MELRRLVPILLCLLSLPGLSKADNPPLMRATPEMLRAPATYPAPDLKADGLEAIFFEGMPWKGKPTRVFAWVGMPKLAPGEKAPGIVLVHGGGGTAFAEWVKLWVGRGYAAIAMDTCGTVPRGTYGKWERHDAGGPPGNDFAGASLPMEDQWNYHAVADVILAHSLLRSRPEVDAGRIGVTGISWGGYLTCIASGLDDRLKFAAPVYGCGFLGENSVWKPEIDKLGERGARWLATWDPSHYLGAGTMPKLWVTGTNDFAYPLDSLARSTRKAGGQSTLCIRLRMVHGHGGPGENPEEIRAFADSIVNGEKPLARIAASETLKDHSIQVSCRSEVPIVRAELLFTKDAGPWPERRWEAVDGVLVAGGEKATAKIPEGATAYFLNLVDERGLIVSSGLEMPKAADR
- a CDS encoding alpha/beta hydrolase, producing the protein MSDVRTATHRGCKLAYRIRGDGLPVLFIQGVNTHGDGWNPQVDGLAERYSCLTFDHRGMGGSDRGTEPITVEQMAADAAAVMDAAGWESAHVVGHSLGGPVGLQLALTDRKRVRSLALLCGFACGKDVGPLSWRLAWAGMRMQLGTRAMKRRAFLELVVPPGTTGDRDAMAVELATRFGHDLADQPPVVKDQMRAMRAFDAMPRLGELGGFPTLVANAEFDPIAPPKLGRAAAAAIPGARYVDLTGASHGVILTEPGRVNELLAAHFEEVEANRA